GCGCATGCTTACATTTAATGAGAAAATGCGACAGACAGAATATTAGCTTTGTTTTAAGTTATCTTGCAAGGCATCAAATAACGTTTGTCAAAATCACACCATCGCTATTCCAGATACTGGTTAACCATCAAGATTTTACAGAATCACTGGATTTAAATCTTCGACTTATTCTCCTTGGTGGGGAAAGTATAAGAGTTGAAGATATTGATATTTATCTTAAATATTTCAAGAACACCGTTTTTGTAAATCATTATGGACCAACGGAAGCCACAATAGGCTGTATTACTCGTGAATTTGATATTCATACATTTAAGCAATACCGTCAACTTAAGAGTATTGGTCAGCCAATATCTAATTGTAAAGCATACATATTGGATGAAAACCTTGAGAAAGTAGCTAATGGTGAGGAGGGGGAGTTATGTATCGAAGGGGATTGCCTAGCCCAGGGCTACCTAAGCAATATTGACCTTGAGAAAGAGAAATTTATTCATAGCCCTTTCACGCCGGGTGAGCGTCTATATAGAACTGGAGATTTAGGTTATATCAAAAGTGATGAACTATATGTTTCTGGTCGTATTGATGATCAGGCAAAAATTAGGGGATATCGAGTTGAGTTAGGGGAAATCACTAAAGTTCTAGAAGAGCACCCAGATTTGAAGCGAGCAGTAGTAATCGCTAAAGAATCTAGGACAGGGAATGAATTAATTGCTTATTACCAAAATAAAAATTCACTATTGAACTTTGATCTTAGAGATTTTGTATCTAGAAAATTGCCCGATTACATGCGCCCTAGCCACTATTTTGAGGTTCGGGAATTTCCTATTAATGAAAATGGAAAACTCGATCTTAGAGAGCTTCAGAAAAAGGGTGAAAGAGTAAACACTGGTACAGAGGTATTAACACATTCGCTTTCTGAATCTCAGAAGCTAATTACCGCCACATGGCAGGAAATGTTACAAATACCAGCCATCGAGTTAAATGATGATTTTTTTACACTTGGAGGACATAGCCTGAAGGCTATGCTAATTGCAGCTGAATTATCAAAGAAATTTTCAGTTCAATTATCCATCAATGAAATTTTTGAATATCCAACTGTTGCGAAACTTGATGCTTGGTTGTCTAAAAATAATCCGCTACAACCTGAAATAAAACCCACATACATACAAGAATTATATCCGTTATCTGCTGCACAAAAAAGATTGTGGTTGGTTTCTCAATCTAAGGAACAAAGTATCGCCTATAACGTACACGCCGCTTTTTTGCTTGAGGGTGAGCTTTGTGTTTCTTCTTTGGAAAAAGCTCTTTCTTATCTAATACAAAGACATGAATCACTGCGTACAAACTTCATTTTTTCCAAGGGTGAGCCCCAACAGAAGATACATGACGATATCGATGTGCCATTGACTGTATTAAAGCCTAAAGGAATGATATTTAACTCGAACGATTTTAAGGAGTTATATAAAGAAATTTCTAAATATTATTTTGACCTGGAGAGTGATGCGTTATTTCAAGTTGTTCTGATTGAGCTGGCCAGTGATAAATCATCTCAGGCACTGATTTTCAATGCGCATCATATTATTTGTGATGGCTGGTCAAATCACATTCTTATAAAGGAGTTATGCCACCTATATAATTGTTTCAAACAAAATAAAGCACCAAATTTAAAACCATTAGAGATTCAGTATAAAGATTATGCAATCTGGCATAACAGAATGCTAGAGGGAGCCCAGGCAGATAAAGAGAGAATGTTTTGGAGAAGACAATTAGAAGGAGTGGTAAAGCCAACCCAATTACCAAATGCTAATACAAATATTCAGTATAGTGGTGAGTGGTATAGGACGACTATAGATGAAAATCTATCGGATGCTATACAGAAATTTTGTAAAACAAATGGAGTGAGTTTATATACTTTAATGTCTAGTGTGACCGGTATATTGCTAAGCCATTATTGCGGTACCGATGAGGTAATTTATTCTTCTCCAATTGCTGCACGACAATTGCCACAATTGCAGGATCAGGTTGGATTTTATCTAAGCAATATAATATTAAAACTTAACATAGAATCTGATTTAAAATTTATTGATTTTCTCAATAAAACAAAATCACACTTGCGAAATGTTATTCAGCATCAACTTTACCCTGTTGAACAAACACTAGAAATGATTGACCTTAAAGAGGGTAGTATAAGCGACTTCTATCGGATCATTCTGAACGTAATGGAATATAAAAATTATTCAAGTTATAAAATGGATGGTTTGATTTTCAAAGAGACACTTGAGACGGCTGTAACCAGCAGGGCAGATTTAAATATAATGCTAGTAAAAGGTGATTTTCTTGAGTTGGTTATCGAATATAACAATCAGTTGATGGATCAGAATTCTATAATTTCTTTTAAGCAGCAATTGATCAACTTGATTTCAATAGTGTTGGAGCGATCTGAAACTTCTCTATCAGACTTAAAGATGAGCCTCATCGGCTCGCAAGAGAAACAAAAACAAGCTGAATTTCTTGATGCAGCATTAGCGATAGATGAAGAGTTTTAAGGTAAAGATATGTGTGGAATTAGTGGGGTATTTTCTTCAAAATTTGAGATTCCGTTGGGGGCAGATGATGTTGAGTTATTAAAAAGAATGACACGAAGTATAGTTCATCGAGGACCTGATGATGAAGGTTTATATGTAAGCGAACAAGCATGTTTCGGTTTCAGACGTTTATCTTTTTTAGATTTGAATTCAGGAAATCAACCGATTTTCAATGAAGATGAAAGTGTCGTTTGCGTAGTCAATGGAGAGATATTTAATTATCAATCTCTTAAAAGGGATTTGATTAAAAAGGGGCACAGTTTTCGAACTGAAATGGACTGCGAGGTAATTCCACACTTATATGAAGAGTATGGAACAGATTTCTTGAATAAACTTAATGGCCAATTTGCCATAGCTTTGCATGATGTGCGAGAGAGAAAATTAATACTTGCCAGAGATCATGTGGGTATTGCTCCACTATATTACCATTTAAATGATAAAAAAATATTTTTTGGGTCAGAAATAAAGGCTCTTTTAAATAGTAAAAATATAAGTCGTAACATAGATTTGATCAGTTTGGATCAAATTGTGACCTTTCCTGGCATGATTAGTCCAAGAACTATGTTTAGTGATATTAAGTGTCTACCCCCAGGACATTTGATGGTGATTAATGAGCAAGGAGTGAAACTTGAACAATATTGGGATCTTGATTATCCAGCAAGTGGTGATTATGGACACATATGCTCAAATGATTACTATGTAGATAAACTTGATCACTTATTGCGAGAGGCAATCAGTACCCGGTTACATGCAGATGTGCCTGTTGGTTTCTATTTAAGTGGAGGACTGGATTCATCACTTATTGCTACTTTAGCCAGTGATATGAATCCAACTAGAGTATTTGACACATTTTCAATTGGATTTGGACGTAATGATATCGATGAGCGTAAATATCAACAGCATGTAGTAAATAAGATACGTTCTAATCATCGTGAAAAAATTTTTTATTTTGATCATATTCTAGGAAGATTAACTCAGGCGGTTGTTGCCGCAGAGTCACCACTTAAGGAGTCATATAATACGTGCGCATTAGCTTTGTCAGAAATGGTTCATCAGCAGGGCATAAAAGCAGTTTTGACCGGTGAGGGAGCTGATGAGCTATTTGCTGGATATGTTGGCTATCGGCTGGATCAGCAGTCCAGAATAGATGAGTGCGAATTCGATCTGGAACATATGCTTGAATTGCAAGCTAGAAATACCATTTGGGGGGATGACAATTTTTTTTACGAAAAGAATTATCACGAATTTCACGAGGTAAAATCTGCTCTGTATTCATCGTATACTAATACGACTCTGTGTAAACAACATTGCACATCTCAAGCAGTTATTAATCCCACTCGAATAGCTAATCGCCATCACATTCATCAACGATCTTATGTGGATTTTAAGCTACGTATCGCTGATCATT
This DNA window, taken from Microbulbifer sp. GL-2, encodes the following:
- the asnB gene encoding asparagine synthase (glutamine-hydrolyzing), which codes for MCGISGVFSSKFEIPLGADDVELLKRMTRSIVHRGPDDEGLYVSEQACFGFRRLSFLDLNSGNQPIFNEDESVVCVVNGEIFNYQSLKRDLIKKGHSFRTEMDCEVIPHLYEEYGTDFLNKLNGQFAIALHDVRERKLILARDHVGIAPLYYHLNDKKIFFGSEIKALLNSKNISRNIDLISLDQIVTFPGMISPRTMFSDIKCLPPGHLMVINEQGVKLEQYWDLDYPASGDYGHICSNDYYVDKLDHLLREAISTRLHADVPVGFYLSGGLDSSLIATLASDMNPTRVFDTFSIGFGRNDIDERKYQQHVVNKIRSNHREKIFYFDHILGRLTQAVVAAESPLKESYNTCALALSEMVHQQGIKAVLTGEGADELFAGYVGYRLDQQSRIDECEFDLEHMLELQARNTIWGDDNFFYEKNYHEFHEVKSALYSSYTNTTLCKQHCTSQAVINPTRIANRHHIHQRSYVDFKLRIADHLLADHGDRVVFANSVEARYPFLDIDLINFVRTIPPHLMVQNGSEKFLLKKLARKTVPKSVVERNKFSFVAPGSPFLLKNRPEWIMDLLSKETITRQGIFNPDTIERLTKNALRDTGDINQTFETDFLMIAITTGIFLKEFVEP